A section of the Primulina eburnea isolate SZY01 chromosome 1, ASM2296580v1, whole genome shotgun sequence genome encodes:
- the LOC140813990 gene encoding protein PIN-LIKES 5-like isoform X2: MPEDPSTKWFMPVNIGITFFLGATLAWIASKIIKPEPHIQNLVMAMCSAGNLGNILLIIIPAICNESGSPFGDQTVCYNIGLSYVTFSLSIGGFYIWTYAYYLIKSASIKYKEMHREDQDLFEPSKDLEGDEITPLLHDASSTQPDAIKPIIEPKQNSNSWNQILGFLHQIWEEVMSPPVVAAILGFIFGTVSLLRHLIVGDAAPLRVVYDSVKLLGDGTIPCITLILGGNLTQGLKKASVKPSLIVAVICVRYIILPIIGIGVVLGAAKLGFLPADPLFSFILMIQFTLPPAMNIGTMTQLFEVAQEESSILYLWTYIAATFALTGWSTVFMWILSS, translated from the exons ATGCCCGAAGATCCCTCAACAAA gtGGTTCATGCCTGTTAACATCGGGATAACCTTCTTTCTTGGAGCAACGCTGGCATGGATCGCATCCAAAATCATCAAACCAGAACCTCATATACAAAACCTCGTCATGGCCATGTGTTCAGCAG gAAACTTGGGAAACATTCTGCTGATAATCATCCCAGCAATATGCAACGAGAGTGGCAGTCCCTTTGGAGATCAGACTGTTTGCTACAATATTGGTCTCTCATACGTTACTTTCTCATTGTCG ATTGGTGGGTTCTACATTTGGACCTATgcttattatttaataaaaagcGCCAGCATAAAATACAAAGAAATGCATAGAGAGGATCAAGATTTGTTCGAGCCCAGCAAGGATTTAGAGGGTGATGAAATCACTCCTCTTTTACATGATGCATCCTCCACTCAACCTGATGCGATCAAACCAATT ATTGAACCCAAGCAAAACTCAAACTCATGGAACCAGATATTGGGATTTCTCCATCAGATATGGGAGGAGGTGATGTCGCCTCCAGTTGTTGCTGCG ATTTTGGGATTCATATTTGGGACAGTATCATTGCTTCGACACCTTATTGTCGGTGATGCTGCACCACTCAGGGTTGTCTACGATTCCGTTAAATTACTCGG GGATGGAACGATTCCGTGCATCACCCTTATATTAGGAGGCAACCTAACACAAG GGTTAAAGAAGGCAAGTGTGAAGCCATCGCTTATAGTTGCAGTTATTTGTGTGAGATACATAATACTTCCTATAATCGGGATTGGCGTTGTTCTTGGAGCTGCGAAATTAGGGTTCCTCCCCGCTGATCCTCTCTTTAGCTTTATCCTTATGATTCAATTCACTCTTCCACCAGCAATGAATATCG GTACAATGACACAACTCTTTGAAGTAGCACAAGAAGAGAGTTCCATCTTATATCTTTGGACCTATATTGCCGCAACCTTTGCCCTCACCGGATGGTCTACTGTTTTCATGTGGATCTTGTCGTCGTGA
- the LOC140813990 gene encoding protein PIN-LIKES 7-like isoform X1 has product MGFWSLFEVASMPIVQVLLISVLGAFMATDYLNLLKADARRSLNKIVFVVFTPSLAFACLAKSVRFEDIITWWFMPVNIGITFFLGATLAWIASKIIKPEPHIQNLVMAMCSAGNLGNILLIIIPAICNESGSPFGDQTVCYNIGLSYVTFSLSIGGFYIWTYAYYLIKSASIKYKEMHREDQDLFEPSKDLEGDEITPLLHDASSTQPDAIKPIIEPKQNSNSWNQILGFLHQIWEEVMSPPVVAAILGFIFGTVSLLRHLIVGDAAPLRVVYDSVKLLGDGTIPCITLILGGNLTQGLKKASVKPSLIVAVICVRYIILPIIGIGVVLGAAKLGFLPADPLFSFILMIQFTLPPAMNIGTMTQLFEVAQEESSILYLWTYIAATFALTGWSTVFMWILSS; this is encoded by the exons ATGGGATTTTGGTCTTTGTTTGAGGTGGCGTCGATGCCGATAGTGCAGGTTCTCCTAATAAGCGTATTGGGAGCTTTCATGGCTACCGATTATCTCAATCTTCTCAAAGCCGATGCCCGAAGATCCCTCAACAAA ATAGTGTTCGTGGTCTTCACCCCATCGCTGGCGTTTGCATGCCTGGCAAAGAGTGTCCGCTTTGAAGACATCATCACATG gtGGTTCATGCCTGTTAACATCGGGATAACCTTCTTTCTTGGAGCAACGCTGGCATGGATCGCATCCAAAATCATCAAACCAGAACCTCATATACAAAACCTCGTCATGGCCATGTGTTCAGCAG gAAACTTGGGAAACATTCTGCTGATAATCATCCCAGCAATATGCAACGAGAGTGGCAGTCCCTTTGGAGATCAGACTGTTTGCTACAATATTGGTCTCTCATACGTTACTTTCTCATTGTCG ATTGGTGGGTTCTACATTTGGACCTATgcttattatttaataaaaagcGCCAGCATAAAATACAAAGAAATGCATAGAGAGGATCAAGATTTGTTCGAGCCCAGCAAGGATTTAGAGGGTGATGAAATCACTCCTCTTTTACATGATGCATCCTCCACTCAACCTGATGCGATCAAACCAATT ATTGAACCCAAGCAAAACTCAAACTCATGGAACCAGATATTGGGATTTCTCCATCAGATATGGGAGGAGGTGATGTCGCCTCCAGTTGTTGCTGCG ATTTTGGGATTCATATTTGGGACAGTATCATTGCTTCGACACCTTATTGTCGGTGATGCTGCACCACTCAGGGTTGTCTACGATTCCGTTAAATTACTCGG GGATGGAACGATTCCGTGCATCACCCTTATATTAGGAGGCAACCTAACACAAG GGTTAAAGAAGGCAAGTGTGAAGCCATCGCTTATAGTTGCAGTTATTTGTGTGAGATACATAATACTTCCTATAATCGGGATTGGCGTTGTTCTTGGAGCTGCGAAATTAGGGTTCCTCCCCGCTGATCCTCTCTTTAGCTTTATCCTTATGATTCAATTCACTCTTCCACCAGCAATGAATATCG GTACAATGACACAACTCTTTGAAGTAGCACAAGAAGAGAGTTCCATCTTATATCTTTGGACCTATATTGCCGCAACCTTTGCCCTCACCGGATGGTCTACTGTTTTCATGTGGATCTTGTCGTCGTGA
- the LOC140813862 gene encoding WUSCHEL-related homeobox 8 isoform X1 — MEWEKPPPPPQQGEDFNGGGGGMFVKVMTDEQMEDLRKQIAVYATICEQLVELHKSLTSQNDLAGVRYGNPYCDPLITSGAHKITGRQRWTPTPMQLQYLEHLFDQGNGTPSKQKIKEITTELAQHGQISETNVYNWFQNRRARSKRKQQAAPTANNVDSEVETEVESPNEKTKKPEESQPPHILCSRTEDLCFQSSQGTSAMHTLDSHVSKSETMLPHESSSTLGGSFGQTCFYGNMLPNSRIDSLIGKMELPGNYDPYLHQDDFMA; from the exons ATGGAGTGGGAAaaaccgccgccgccgccgcaaCAGGGCGAGGATTTCAACGGCGGAGGCGGGGGGATGTTTGTGAAGGTCATGACTGATGAGCAAATGGAAGACCTACGCAAGCAGATTGCAGTTTACGCCACGATTTGCGAACAGCTCGTTGAATTGCACAAATCCCTCACTTCCCAGAACGATCTCGCAG GAGTGAGGTATGGAAACCCATATTGCGACCCCTTGATAACATCTGGAGCCCATAAAATCACTGGCAGACAACGTTGGACCCCGACACCTATGCAGCTTCAGTATCTAGAGCACTTATTTGATCAAGGAAATGGTACTCCAAGCAAGCAGAAGATCAAAGAAATAACCACGGAGTTGGCACAACACGGGCAGATTTCTGAAACAAATGTCTATAATTGGTTTCAAAATAGACGTGCTCGGTCAAAAAGGAAGCAACAGGCTGCACCAACAGCAAACAACGTTGACTCGGAAGTCGAGACAGAGGTTGAGTCACCCAATGAGAAGACTAAGAAGCCAGAAGAATCCCAGCCTCCACACATTTTATGTTCGAGGACTGAGGATCTATGCTTTCAAAGTTCTCAGGGTACTTCCGCAATGCATACACTGGATTCACATGTcagtaaatctgaaacgatgcTGCCACATGAAAGTAGCTCGACTCTTGGTGGTAGTTTTGGGCAAACATGCTTTTATGGAAATATGTTGCCGAATTCAA GAATCGACAGCTTGATAGGAAAGATGGAACTTCCGGGAAACTATGATCCTTACTTACACCAAGATGACTTCATGGCTTGA
- the LOC140813862 gene encoding WUSCHEL-related homeobox 8 isoform X2, whose product MEWEKPPPPPQQGEDFNGGGGGMFVKVMTDEQMEDLRKQIAVYATICEQLVELHKSLTSQNDLAGVRYGNPYCDPLITSGAHKITGRQRWTPTPMQLQYLEHLFDQGNGTPSKQKIKEITTELAQHGQISETNVYNWFQNRRARSKRKQQAAPTANNVDSEVETEVESPNEKTKKPEESQPPHILCSRTEDLCFQSSQGIDSLIGKMELPGNYDPYLHQDDFMA is encoded by the exons ATGGAGTGGGAAaaaccgccgccgccgccgcaaCAGGGCGAGGATTTCAACGGCGGAGGCGGGGGGATGTTTGTGAAGGTCATGACTGATGAGCAAATGGAAGACCTACGCAAGCAGATTGCAGTTTACGCCACGATTTGCGAACAGCTCGTTGAATTGCACAAATCCCTCACTTCCCAGAACGATCTCGCAG GAGTGAGGTATGGAAACCCATATTGCGACCCCTTGATAACATCTGGAGCCCATAAAATCACTGGCAGACAACGTTGGACCCCGACACCTATGCAGCTTCAGTATCTAGAGCACTTATTTGATCAAGGAAATGGTACTCCAAGCAAGCAGAAGATCAAAGAAATAACCACGGAGTTGGCACAACACGGGCAGATTTCTGAAACAAATGTCTATAATTGGTTTCAAAATAGACGTGCTCGGTCAAAAAGGAAGCAACAGGCTGCACCAACAGCAAACAACGTTGACTCGGAAGTCGAGACAGAGGTTGAGTCACCCAATGAGAAGACTAAGAAGCCAGAAGAATCCCAGCCTCCACACATTTTATGTTCGAGGACTGAGGATCTATGCTTTCAAAGTTCTCAGG GAATCGACAGCTTGATAGGAAAGATGGAACTTCCGGGAAACTATGATCCTTACTTACACCAAGATGACTTCATGGCTTGA